Within the Magnetospirillum sp. genome, the region GCGGCGTTCAACACGTTCGCCACGACCGCCAACATCGTCGCGACGGCGTCGGACGCGGCCGCAGGCCTCACCAGCCTGTCGACCTTCCAGCAGGCGGTCGCCACCTCGCTCGGCGCCAACGCGTCGGAAACGCGCTCGCTCACGCTGCAGTCGAGCTTCGTGAACGCGATCGTGGACGCAACGACGACCGGCCTCGGCGCCATCGTCGACGCGGACATCGGCAAGGCTTCGGCTTCGGTGCAGGCGCTGCAGGTTCGCCAGCAGCTCGGCATCCAGTCGCTGTCGATCGCCAACCAGCAGCCCTCGGTTCTGTTGGGGCTGTTCCGCTAACATCCCGCGTCTTCGGACGCGCTCTCGCCAAACGCATCGCGGGGACGGTCTTCGGACCGTCCCCGTTTTCTTTTTGGCCTCACCTTAAATTGTTTTCAATTTTGAATGAAGCGGCACTCCTAAACAGAGTGGCGCTCCAAGCTGCATTGAGTTATCCATTCTTTATTGTAAAATTTTAACTTAACTTATGTAAAATAAACTTTTTTATCAGATATATCAAATACTTGCGAAACCATTAAGAACACGTATAGTTAATCTGCAATCCGTTTATGGCGTGGAGACGCCACTGTCAGCCGCTGGGCAAAAACCAACGTTTGGCAACATAAACGCGAAGTTTCGACAGAAGTCGAAACGATCAACCAGAAAGGGACCTCAAAATGTCGAACTCCGTAAACACGAATATCGGCGCCTATACGGCCCTGGCTTCGTTGCGCACGACGCAAAACGCGCTCAACGTCGCATCCAAGCAGGTCCAGACGGGCTATCGCGTTGCCGACGCGGCCGACGACGCGTCGACCTTCTCGGTGGCGCAAGGCATTCGCGGCAACCTGCAAGCCTACGGCGCCATCCAAGCATCGCTTGCCAGCGGTGTCGGCATCGGCACGGTGACGCAGGCGGCGCTGACGAACATCTCGAACCTGATCGGCAACCTGCAAGCCAAGATCACGCAGCTCGCCGACGGGTCGATCAGCGCCAACCAGCGTTCGATCTACACGGCCGACTTCAACGCGCTTACAGCCCAGGTTGCAAACTTCATCAGCCAGGCAAGCTACAACGGCACGAATCTGCTCTCCGCCGGTTCGACAGCCAAGACATTCCTTGCCGACACCAATGCAACAGTGCTCACGGTCACTTCGCAATCGACCGTCGATGCGGCCTTCAACACGTTCGCGGCGACGGCCAACATCGTCGCCACCGCTTCGGATGCAGCGGCAGGCCTCAGCAGCCTGTCGACCTTCCAGCAGGCAGTGGCAACGTCGCTCGGTGCCAATGCTGCCGAAACGCGCACGCTCACGCTGCAGTCGAGCTTCGTGAACGCGATCGTGGACGCAACGACGACCGGTCTCGGCGCCATCGTCGACGCCGACATCGGCAAAGCATCGGCCGTCGTGCAGGCACAGCAGGTTCGCCAGCAGCTCGGCATCCAGTCGCTGTCGATCGCCAACCAGCAGCCTTCGGTTCTGCTGGGGCTGTTCCGCTAGTTCGCAAATAAGTCTCCCGTCGCAGACGGGGCAAAAAGCCGGCCAAGGGCCCCGCACGTCGCGGGGCCCTTTGTCTTGATGACGGAACAAAATGCGCTCTGCCGCAAAATTTTCTGCGGTACCACAGCGGTGACGCCGCAGCGTCAGGTCTGTATACTGCCGCGTAAGGAAATGTACGGAAATTCGAGGCGCGGACGTGATCGACAATTGTCCAGGCATAAAGCAGCGGCGGCACGCCGCCAGAGAAGCGAACGCCGAAGCGCAGAGCCCCGAATTGGCGGTCGGCTGAAATTGATGGCGGATCGACACCCACTGCTCGTCCAGCAGCTGCAGGAAATCGCGCGCGACGGCGCAATAAACGTCGAGCGGCTTTGCGAGATCGTCAGCCAAACTTACCGCGGTCTCGAGCAAGCGAGCACGCAAACGCGCGCGCCAGGCGAACCGCACCTCGCGGATTTTGCCGAGCTATCGTCCGATTGGTTCTGGGAAACCGATGCGTCCCACCGCCATACGTTTCTGTCGGACGGCATCCGCCGCATCGGTATCGAGCCCGCCTCACAGATCGGCAAGTCGCGCTGGGACATGTTCGACGCAGAATGGACGCGCGACCCGGCTTTCGGCGCGCATATCGAGGCCGTCGACCGGCAAGAACCCTTCGCGGACCTCGTTTTCCGTCTGAAAGCCCCTGGCGTGGCCGGCTGCTGGATTTCGATCTCGGGCAAACCGCGCTATGCGGCCGACGGCGCGTTCGAAGGCTATCGCGGCACGGCGCGCGAGATCGGCTCGCAGATCGAGGCTGACCGCCAGTTGCGCCTGTCCGTCGTGGCCCAGACGGGTCTGCTCGAGGAACTCGAGAAGACCCGCGAACGCCTCGAACTGGCGCTCGAAACGGCTGCCATGGGCTGGTGGGACTTCGACACGCGCAGCGGCGAACAATACTGGTCGCCGCGCGCGCGCCAAATCTGGGGCGTAGGCCCCGAGGCAGAACCCAATTTCGAGAATTTCGGCGCCGCCCTCCATCCCGACGACCGCGCCAAACACGGCGATTTGCTGGCCAGTCCCAAATCGGTCGGCCGACGACTCTACAGAGTCGGGCTCCCGGACGGCGAGACACGCTATGTGCGCGAGGATTTTCGCATCGATCGGCGTGCCGACGGCACGATCGAGCGGATCTTCGCGACCGTGCTCGACCTCACCGATATCGAGACGCTGCGTACCGCTGCCGAGCGCGCCAAAGTCGCCGCCGAAAAAGCGAACGTCGCCAAATCGCGTTTTCTTGCAACCATGAGCCACGAAATCCGCACGCCGATGAACGGCGTGCTCGGCATGGTCGAATTGCTGGCCGGCACGCCGCTCGATGCGCGCCAACGCAGCTATGTCGAAGTTGCAAGCCGATCAGCCAGCGAACTGCTCGGCATCATCGACGCGATTCTCGACTATTCGCGCCTCGAAGCGGGCGACATGGCGATCGAAAACGTGCCCTTCGACCCGGCCGAAATCCTGAAACAGACTGTCGCCCTGTTGGCGGTCGCGGCCGAAAGCAAGGGGCTTGCCGTCAGCGTCGCGGTGGCCCCCGATCTGCCCGCACCGCTGGCAGGCGATCCCACGCGCTTCCGCCAGGTGCTGCTCAATCTCATCGGCAACGCCGTGAAGTTCACCCAGCGCGGCCGCATCGATCTGCGGCTCGATGCCGAGGCGCCCGCAAATGCGAACCCGACACTAGTCGTCTCGGTTGCCGACACCGGCATCGGCATTGCGCAAGAAGCACTCGAACATTTGTTCGACCGGTTCAACCAGGCCGATGCCTCGATCGCGCGCCGCTTCGGCGGGTCGGGATTGGGGCTCGCAATCTCGCGCGAGTTGGCACAGCTGATGGGCGGCGACATCGTCGTGCGATCGACGCTGGGACGCGGCTCGGTGTTCGAACTGCGCTTGCCGCTTATCGTCGCAGTCCCCGAAGCGCTGCCGATTGCGGACGCTCCCGGCGCCGTGCGGGAGACCTTCCGCGAACTCGACGTACTCGTCGCCGAAGACAACGAAGTCAACCGCATCGTCGTCGGCGAATTGCTGATGCGCATGGGCCATCGCTGCACGTTCGCGCGCGACGGCGCCGAAGCGATAGCACTGGCGCGAACAAAACGTTTCGACGTCGTGCTGATGGACGCGCAAATGCCGGAGATCGACGGGATCGAAGCAACGCGCTGGATCCGCACGCTTCCAGCGCCCTACAACACCGTACCGATCGTCGCCCAGACCGCAAACGCCATGCGCGGCGACCGCGAAAAATACCTCGAAGCCGGCATGAACGACTATATCGCCAAGCCGATCCGCAGCGCGGAATTGGCTGCAGCACTGCAACGCGCGACGGGTGCGGCGTCCAAGCCCACGCACGCGCGTCCCGCAGCAAGCGCGCCGGCAAGTTCGACCGCACGCAAGGGCCTAGCCGGGATCGCTGCCGAGCTTCGCGGCGCGACGGAAAGCAGCTGATCCATGGCCGATGCAGTCGCCTACAACCCGTCGGAACTGCGAATTCTCGTCGTCGACGACAATCAACAAATGCGTTCGATCCTCAAGTCGATGCTGAACGGGTTCGGCGTGACCCAAATCGTGCCTGCAGTCGATGGGGCAGACGCGCTCGACAAACTCGCGGCCCAGACGTTCGACGTCGCGATCTGCGACTGGCTGATGTCACCGATGGACGGGATATCCTTCGTCCAGGAAGTGCGCAAACACCCGGTCGCGGTACTGCGCGCCCTGCCGATCCTAATGCTGACCGCGCAGAAGGAAATGCGCAACGTGCTCGATGCGCGCAGTGCCGGCGTCGATGCCTACGTCGTGAAGCCCGTCAGCGCCTCGCTGCTCTGGGCGCGGCTCGAGACCGTTATCCAGCGCGCCAAGCACGTTTCGCCCGCCGAACCGCGCGCTGCCGCCAAGGCCATCGTGGCCGCGACGAGCAGCCTGTCGCATCTGGCCGACGCCTATCGCGACGTGCTGCGACTGGATTGCGACGATCTGGCGCGCGGCATGGGTCTGCTGCTAACCAGCGACTGGGACAATCGCGACATCTGGAATGCGATGTTCAAAAAAGCGCACGACCTCAAAGGCCAAGCGGGATCGTTCGACTATACGCTCGCGACCGACCTTGCCGAAGTACTTTGCGAGTTGCTGCGCCCGATCCGCCAGGAGTTTTCGCGTCGCAATCTGCGCGCGGCCGAACTCAAGACCGTGCTGCAGGCCAATATCGGCGCCCTGCAGCTGATCGCGCGCGAAAACATGATCGGCGACGGCGGTGCCGAAGGCCGTGAGTTGCTCGACCAGATGGACACGAAACGCTACCGGCTTCTGTCTGCTTGGGGCATCGAGCAATGAGCGAAGAAGCGGCCCTTACGGATGCAGCGATCGCCGGCGATTTTGGTCCGCTCGAACGCCATCTCGAATCGCACGGCTTCGAAAATCTTCTGCTGCGCTGGGCGCCCGACCCGGCCAAGCTCAACGTGCCCGAACTCGCCTTCCTGCACGGCTATTGGCTCCGCTTGCCGAAGGCAGGTTCGCTTGGGCGCTACGATGCGATCGATCCGCTCGAAATGCGCCCGGCACTCGGCAACGTCATGCTGCTCGAAGCCGACGAAGCGGCCGACGACTATCGCTATCGTCTCTACGGTTCGCGGATTGCCGAGCGCGCCGGCTTCGATCTTACCGGCAAGTTCACCCGCGACGTGCCGACCCATCCGGCGCTTGGGCTGCTCTTTCGCGTCTGCTATCGCGCATGCGCGCAGCGCAAGATACCGCTTTTCACGCGCCACGTGCCGCCCGCAAGCGTCGGCGTACTCTATTGGACGCGTCTTATTCTGCCGCTGGCCGACGATATGGGGGCGGCACGCCATTTCCTGGTCGGCAACGTTCCCGGCAAGGGCCATCCGGCGTAGCGTCGCATATTCTACAAAATCCATTTGTCTATCGAGCGCGCCGCGTATCGCGCCAACGCGCACCGTGACGGCGGAGTCTGCTAGGATCGCGCATTCTCAAGCGCAATTACCGGAGGCACAATGTATCGGACCATTGCCGTTTGGACCGCGATCGCGGCGATTTCTGCAAGCCCCCTGGCCGCACAAGTTCAGAGCGAGAAGGCCACATATCGCGTGCAGCGGATCGCCGAGGGGCTCGAGAACCCATGGGCGCTCGCACTGCTGCCCGACGGCCGCTTACTCGTGACCGAGCGCCCCGGCCGCTTGCGCGTGGTCGAAAACGGCGCGCTGCAGCCGAACCCGCTGGCGGGCGTGCCTGAGGTGTGGGCGCGCGGCCAGGGCGGCCTGTTCGATCTCGCTTTGCATCCGGATTTCGCCACGAACCGCCTGCTCTATTTCAGCTACGCAGCACCCGTCGGCAGCGGCGCTTTGACTCGTCTAGCGCGCGCGCGCCTGGGGGCAGCCGGCCTCGAAAATGTCGAGACCCTGTTCGAATCGTCCCCGGCGGTTTCGTCGGCGCGGCATTTCGGCGGCCGCATCGTGTTCGGGCGCGACGGCAAGGTCTATCTCACCACCGGCGATCGCGCCGAAGACATGCGCTCGCAGGACGGCCGCGATCTCAACGGCAAGCTCGTGCGCCTGGAGCCCGACGGCAAAGTCCCAGCCGACAATCCCTATCTTGGCCGCAGCGACATGCGGCCCGAAATCTTCGCGCTCGGCCTGCGTAACACCCAGGGTTTGGCGCTCGACGCAAACGGCGCCATCTGGGGGGCCGACCATGGCGCCCAGGGCGGCGACGAACTCAATAGCCTCGTGCGCGGCCAGAATTACGGCTGGCCAATCATTACCCACAGCCGCAATTACGGCTCCGGCACGCAGATCGGCGAAGCCACCACGCGCCCCGGCTATGCCGATCCGCGCGTGATCTGGACGCCGTCGATCGCCCCCTCGGGTCTTTCGATCTATGCCGGTGCGGCATTCCCGGGCTGGCAGGGCTCGATGCTCGTCGGCGCCTTGCGCGGCCAGGGGCTCTACCGCATCGAATTGCAAGCGGATGGCAGCCATCGTCAGGAACGCCTGCTGGCAGAGCTTGGGGCGCGCATCCGCGACGTGCGGGTCGATCCGCAAGGGCGGGTTTATGTGCTGACCGACGCGCGCAACGGCATCCTCGCCCGCCTCGATCCGGGCTGAGCCCCGCCCCGTTCCAGCGCGCCCCCGCAGACAGGCTTGCCGAGCGACCCGAGATACTTTAGACTTAAAATATCTCCGTCGTGAGGCTGCCTCGATGCAACGCCCGTCTGCCGCACAGCCAGCAGCGTTTTTGGTCGGCCGTCACGCCCTCGTGACGGGCGCTTCGCGCGGCATCGGCGCGGCGATCGCACGCTGTTTGGCCGCACACGGCGCCCACGTCACACTCGTCGCGCGCAACGCCGATCCGCTTGCCGCCCTTGCCGACGAAATCGCCGGCGACGCGCTGGCTTGCGACGTGACCGATGCGGCGGCTCTTGCGCGCATGTTTGACCAAGCAGTCGCGCGCCAACCCGTCGACATCCTCGTCAACAATGCCGGCGGGGCGACGAGCGCGCGTTTTGCCGACACGAACGCCGAACTCTGGGCGCAAGCGCTGGCACTCAATCTGACGGCCGCCTTCGACGCGACCAAACTCGCCGTTCCGGCCATGGAAGCGCGCGGCTGGGGCCGCGTCGTGAATGTCGCCTCGACGGCCGGGCTCAAAGGCTATCCGTTCGTTTCTGCATATGTCGCCGCCAAACACGGGCTGGTCGGACTCACGCGCGCCCTCGGGCTCGAACTCGCGCGCACCGGCGTCACCGTCAACGCCGTATGCCCCGGCTTCACCGACACGCCGATGCTGGCCCAAGCCGCCGCCGATGTCGCAGCCCGCACCGGCGGCGACGCCGCGCGCATCAAAGACAAATACGCCGCCACCAATCCGATGGGCCGACTGATCGCACCCGACGAGGTGGCGGCTGCCGTCGCATATCTGTGCTCGCCTGCGGCCGCTGCCGTGACCGGCACGGCCCTCACCGTCGCAGGCGGCGAAATATGAGCCTCGCAGCCGAACGCACAGGCGACCGCGAACAGGGGCACGAGAATTCGCAGCATCTGCAGCTGCGCGCCTGGCTGCGGCTCCTCACCTGCGCCAATCTGGTCGAGCGGCGCGTGCGCGCCAATCTGCGTGAAAGCTTCGACATCACGCTACCGCGCTTCGACGTCCTGTCGCAATTGTCGCGCGCCCAGAGCCAAGGCAACGAAGACGGGCTCACGATGGGCGAGCTGTCGCAGCGCATGATGGTGTCGGCCGGCAATGTAACGGGCTTGGTCGAAGGCCTCGTCGCAGACCGTCTGATCGTGCGCGTGGCGCAGGCCAACGACCGCCGCTCGGCGCGCGTCAAACTCACACCCAAGGGCTTACGCGCGTTCGAGGCGATGTTGGGCCCGCACGAAAGCTGGATCGATGCGGCGTTCTCGAGCCTCGACGAGGGCGATCTCAAGCGCCTGCTAGCCTTGCTCGCCAAACTCAAGATTTCAGCCGCCGGAGCCACGCCATGAGCTTCAAAAACTTCGACGCCCACGCCTATCGCGCGACGCACTTTCTTTGGGCGGTCGAAGGCAAAGTCGCGACTGTGACACTGAACCGACCCGAGCGTAAAAATCCGCTGACTTTCGAAAGCTATGCCGAATTGCGCGACCTGTTCGTTAGCCTCGTCGATTGCCGCGAGATAAAGGCCGTCGTGATCACGGGTGCCGGCGACAATTTCTGTTCGGGCGGCGACGTGCACGAAATCATCGGCCCGCTCGTCGGCATGGAAATGCCCGACCTGCTGCGCTTCACGCGGCTGACGGGCGATCTCGTTCGCGCAATCCGCACCTGTCCGCAAACAGTCGTCGCTGCGATCGACGGCGTGTGTGCGGGTGCCGGTGCAGCCATCGCCATGGCGGCGGACCTGCGCTTCGGCACCGAGCGTGCGAAGGTCGCTTATCTGTTCGTGCGCGTCGGATTGGCGGGCTGCGACATGGGTGCTTGCAGCATCCTGCCGCGCATCATCGGCCAGGGGCGGGCAGCCGAACTCCTCTATACCGGGCGCAGCCTCGCAGGCCCCGAGGGCGAACGCTGGGGTTTTTTCAATCGCCTCTGCGCGCCCGAAACGCTGCTGGCGGAAGCACACGCCTTTGCCAAAGACCTCGCCGACGGCCCGACCTTTGCACACGCGATGACCAAGACGGCACTCGACCATCAATGGAACATGAGCGTGTCGCAAGCCATCGAAGCCGAAGCGCAAGCGCAAGCAATCTGCATGCAGACTGAAGATTTCGCGCGCGCCTATCGCGCGTTCGCCGCCAAACAAAAACCCGTCTTCGAGGGCAATTGATGGCGGACCGCTCGTACCTCGTCTGGCCGTTTTTCGATGAGCGCCACCGCGCACTTGCCGCAAGGTTGGACGCGTTCGGGCGCCATGTCGTAGAGCCGCGCGCTTCCGACCATGGCGATGCCGACGCGCTTACCAAAGAATTCGCACGCATGTTGGCGACGGCCGGTCTCCTCGACGTTGCGGTCCCGGCTGAAAAACACGATGTGCGCAGCCTGTGCTTGGCCCGCGAGCATCTCGCCTATCACTCCGGTCTCGCCGATTTTGCATTCGCCATGCAAGGCCTCGGTACGGGGCCGATCCTGCTGTTCGGCACGGACGCGCAGAAGGCAACCTATCTGCCCGCCGTGCGCGCAGGCGAAAATCTCGCGGCCTTTGCATTGTCGGAGCCGGAGGGCGGTTCGGACGTCTCGGCCCTGCGGCTCCAGGCGACACGCAGCGGCAACGGCTATGTGCTCGACGGGCGCAAGACCTGGATCTCGAACGGCGGCATTGCCGGACACTATGTCGTGTTCGCGCGCACGGGCGAGGCGCCGGGTGCCAAGGGGCTGTCGGCGTTTGTCGTCGATGCGGACCAGCGAGGGCTTGCGATCGAAGCGCGCATCGAGACGATCGCACCGCATCCGCTTGCCACGCTACGCTTCGACAAGGCGTTTGTGCCCGCCGATGCGATGCTCGGGCAGCCCGGCGACGGCTTCAAGATCGCGATGGCAACGCTCGACATCTTCCGCTCGACCGTGGCGGCCGCCGCCCTCGGTTTTGCGCGCCGCGCCCTCGACGAGGCTTTGGCCTACACGCGTACGCGCGAAGCCTTCGGCAGCAAGCTTGCCGACTTCCAACTCACGCAAGCCGCCCTTGCCGACATGGCAACCGAGATCGATGCAGCAGCCCTGCTCGTCTACCGCGCCGCTTGGACCAAGGACGTGCAAGGTGTGCGCGTCACGCGCGAAGCCTCGATGGCCAAGCTCTACGCGACCGAGATGGCGCAACGTGCGGCCGACCGCGCCGTGCAATTGCACGGCGGCCAGGGCGTGGTCGCAGGCAACGTCGTCGAGCGGCTGTATCGCGAGGTGCGGGCCCTTCGCATCTACGAAGGGACGAGCGAGATCCAGAAACTCGTGATCGCTAGCCAGACATTGGCCGCCTTCGCGGCGGAGAAAGGCGCATGAAGCTGCTCGAACCCTTGCGCGTCGGCACCATGACGCTGCCCAACCGCGTGCTCGTCCCCGCCATGGTTACGCGCCTGTCCGGCGAAGATGGCTATGTAAACGAAGGCATCGTCGAGCGCTATGTGCGTTACGCAAAGGGCCATGTCGGGCTCATCGTGGTCGAAGCCATGGCCGTGCACGAGGCGAAGTCGGGGCCGCTCTTGCGCCTGTCGCGCGACGAGTTTGTGCCAGGCCATCGCGATCTTGTGGCGCGCGTGCACGATGCGGGCCCGTCCAAGATCGTGCCGCAGATCATCCATTTCATGAAAGTGGCGCGCTCGGGCTGGCGCCAGACGATCGACCAGCTGTCGCTTCAAGAAATCGACGCGATTGTCGATGCGTTCGCCGCCGCTGCGGGCCGTGCGCGCGAAGCGGGCTACGACGGCGTGGAACTCCACTCGGCGCACGCCTACACGCTGTCCTCGTTCCTGTCGCGGCGCAACATGCGGCGCGACGAATATGACGGGCGCACGCTCGAAGGCCGCTTGCGCCTGTTTGGCCGCGTGATGGCGCGCGTGCGCGAGACGGTCGGCAAGGACTGGCCTGTCGGCGTGCGTTTCCTCGCCGAAGAAGCGATAAAAGACGGCTACGCACTTCCCGACAGCCAACGCATTGCGCTGCGGATGGCGCAGCTTGGCGTCGACTACATCTCGCTGTCGGTCGGCGGCAAGTTCGAAGACGCGGTCCACAAAGAAGGTTCGCCGCTATATCCCTACACGGGCTATTCGGGCGACCGTTGTATGCCGGGCGAAGCCTACCCGCCCTTGCCGCATGCGCATCTGGCCGCCGGCATCAAAGCCTTCATCAACAAACACGGCTACGATATCCCGGTCGCCTCGGTCGGCAAGATCAGCGATCCCGCCGACGCCGAGCGTCTGCTCGCAACCGGCCAGGCCGACATGATCGGCATGGCGCGCCAATTGCTGGCAGATCCGGACTGGGTCAAGAAAGTGGCCGACGGCCGCAGCGACGCGATTCTGCGCTGCATCTACTGCAACGTTTGCAAACAGCTCGACGAAAATTTCAAACTCGTGAGCTGCTTCCTGTGGCCCAAGGGCTTGACGCAAGCGCCCGTCGACGATCCCACGCGCGAAGCGCCGCAATGGCCGACCGAAGGGGCCACACTCACAGCGACAGTCGAAAACGGCGTGGTGCGGCTGGCCTGGAAGAAGGCGCTCGGCAAAATCGCGGGCTACGACATCCATCGCGCCGAAGCGGGCGGCGAAACGGCCATCGTCGAGGCAGTCAAGAGCACCAAACATGCCGACAAGCTCGTCTTGGGCGGCCTTGCCTACAGCTATTACGTGACCGCCTACGACGAAAACGGCCGCCACAGCGCGCCGTCGAACGTCGTCGCCGTCGATCCTGCCCTCCCCCATTTCGAAATCGCCGGACCCGCCCATGTCTGAGCCGCTTCGCCTGTCGCCCTCTGCCCATCTCGACGATTTCGCGCGCCGCAATCTGCCGCCACAATCGGCATGGCCCGAAATGTTTTTTGCGTTGCCGGAGCTTTACTACCCGCCCCGTCTCAACGCGGCGGTCGAGTTGCTCGACGCGGCCGTTGCACGCGGCTGGGGCGGGCGCGCCTGCATCCGCTTCGGTACGCACGTGTGGAGCTATGCCGATCTGCTCGCGCACGCCAACCGCATCGCGCGCGTGCTCGTCGAAGATTGCGGCCTCAAGCCCGGCAATCGCGTGCTGTTGCGCAGTGCCAACAACCCGATGATGGTTGCGTGCTGGTTTGCGGTTTTGAAAGCAGGCGGCATTGCCGTCGCCACGATGCCGCTGCTGCGCGCCAAGGAGCTGACTTACATCCTGCAGAAGGCCGAAATCGCGCTCGCTCTGTGCGACGTGCGCTTGGCCGACGAGATGGAGAAAGCCAAAGCGGCCGCCCCCATCTGCCGCGATATCGTCTATTTCAACGGCGATGCGTCGGACGGGCTCGAAAAGTGTGCGGCGGCAAAGCCCGCTTTGTTCGACAATTGCCCGACAGCCGCCGACGACGTGGCGCTGATCGCCTTCACGTCGGGCACCACGGGCCCGGCCAAGGGCACGATGCATTTCCATCGCGACGTGATGGCGATCTGCGACGCGTTTCCGCGCTACGTGCTGAAACCCACGCCGGACGACATCTTCACGGGCTCGCCGCCGCTTGCCTTCACGTTCGGGCTTGGCGGCCTTGTAACGTTCCCGATGCGCTTCGGCGCTTCGACGTTGCTGGCCGAGCGCGCCTCGCCCGACGCCGTGCCGCAGATCGTGTCGGACGGCAAGGCGACGATCCTGTTCACCGCACCCACCGCCTATCGCGCGATCGCCGACAATGCCGACGCCAAAGCATTCGCCACGTTGCGCCGCGGCGTATCGGCGGGCGAGCATCTGCCCAAAGCCACGTTTGAATCCTGGGAGCGTTTCTGCGGCGTGCGGCTCATCGACGGGCTCGGAGCCACCGAGATGCTGCATATCTTCGTGGCGGCCGCCCCTGAAGACATGATCGCGGGCGCCACAGGCCGCGCCATTCCGGGTTATGCCGCCTGCATCCTCGGCGAAGACGGCACGCCCTTGCCGCCCGGCGAGGTTGGGCGCTTAGCCGTGCGCGGTCCCACCGGCTGCCGCTATCTGGCCGACCCCGAGCGCCAGGCCAAATACGTGCAGAACGGCTGGAACCTCACGGGCGATGCCTACAAAATGGATGAGCGCGGCTATTTCTGGTACCAGGCACGCACCGACGACATGATCGTAACGGCCGGATACAATGTGTCGGGCCCCGAGGTCGAAAGCGTGCTGATCGAACACCCGAAGGTGCGCGAATGTGCGGTCGTGGGCGTGGCCGAC harbors:
- a CDS encoding acyl-CoA dehydrogenase family protein, coding for MADRSYLVWPFFDERHRALAARLDAFGRHVVEPRASDHGDADALTKEFARMLATAGLLDVAVPAEKHDVRSLCLAREHLAYHSGLADFAFAMQGLGTGPILLFGTDAQKATYLPAVRAGENLAAFALSEPEGGSDVSALRLQATRSGNGYVLDGRKTWISNGGIAGHYVVFARTGEAPGAKGLSAFVVDADQRGLAIEARIETIAPHPLATLRFDKAFVPADAMLGQPGDGFKIAMATLDIFRSTVAAAALGFARRALDEALAYTRTREAFGSKLADFQLTQAALADMATEIDAAALLVYRAAWTKDVQGVRVTREASMAKLYATEMAQRAADRAVQLHGGQGVVAGNVVERLYREVRALRIYEGTSEIQKLVIASQTLAAFAAEKGA
- a CDS encoding AMP-binding protein, yielding MSEPLRLSPSAHLDDFARRNLPPQSAWPEMFFALPELYYPPRLNAAVELLDAAVARGWGGRACIRFGTHVWSYADLLAHANRIARVLVEDCGLKPGNRVLLRSANNPMMVACWFAVLKAGGIAVATMPLLRAKELTYILQKAEIALALCDVRLADEMEKAKAAAPICRDIVYFNGDASDGLEKCAAAKPALFDNCPTAADDVALIAFTSGTTGPAKGTMHFHRDVMAICDAFPRYVLKPTPDDIFTGSPPLAFTFGLGGLVTFPMRFGASTLLAERASPDAVPQIVSDGKATILFTAPTAYRAIADNADAKAFATLRRGVSAGEHLPKATFESWERFCGVRLIDGLGATEMLHIFVAAAPEDMIAGATGRAIPGYAACILGEDGTPLPPGEVGRLAVRGPTGCRYLADPERQAKYVQNGWNLTGDAYKMDERGYFWYQARTDDMIVTAGYNVSGPEVESVLIEHPKVRECAVVGVADTERGTIVKAFVVLRDANQADAATVKELQDHVKATIAPYKYPRAIEFLETLPRTETGKVQRFRLREPAKA
- a CDS encoding NADH:flavin oxidoreductase, whose product is MKLLEPLRVGTMTLPNRVLVPAMVTRLSGEDGYVNEGIVERYVRYAKGHVGLIVVEAMAVHEAKSGPLLRLSRDEFVPGHRDLVARVHDAGPSKIVPQIIHFMKVARSGWRQTIDQLSLQEIDAIVDAFAAAAGRAREAGYDGVELHSAHAYTLSSFLSRRNMRRDEYDGRTLEGRLRLFGRVMARVRETVGKDWPVGVRFLAEEAIKDGYALPDSQRIALRMAQLGVDYISLSVGGKFEDAVHKEGSPLYPYTGYSGDRCMPGEAYPPLPHAHLAAGIKAFINKHGYDIPVASVGKISDPADAERLLATGQADMIGMARQLLADPDWVKKVADGRSDAILRCIYCNVCKQLDENFKLVSCFLWPKGLTQAPVDDPTREAPQWPTEGATLTATVENGVVRLAWKKALGKIAGYDIHRAEAGGETAIVEAVKSTKHADKLVLGGLAYSYYVTAYDENGRHSAPSNVVAVDPALPHFEIAGPAHV